Within the Medicago truncatula cultivar Jemalong A17 chromosome 4, MtrunA17r5.0-ANR, whole genome shotgun sequence genome, the region GTTGAGAACTTCTTAAGTCAGATCTGGTAAAAAGTCCTGAGTTCTTGAATCAAACATGTTGTAGACTGTTTCATATCAGAAGAAAAACAAGCAAATTTATTTCACTTTCCGTCAAGCTTTAAATTTGGAAAGAGTAAAGTGATGAATGCAGTGAAAATAGTGCTACTTGGTAAGTAGCGAATATCGTTGTAAGAACTGGTTTCTCATAACTGCAAATAATACAGCTTTCAGATCTCTAACTTAGCAAATTAAAAATCTATGTGCGTTAGGAAAATGATAAAGGCATAGTGAGTAGTGACCATGGATATACAAGcaccaaccaataaaagagGCATTTCTTGTACCAAGAAAAgggtcaatatttttttgttttaactttatTATCATACCAACCAGTTTATTACCGGGTTTAGTAGGTAGAACTAACAGGTCCATTGTTGGACCTCTTTCTAGAGGGTGCATATCAGGGGCtcccttttattttttgtataaaaaataaaataaaaaacaaactttttaatttcgaaagaaaaatatgaacttttttttaaaaaaaaaataaaatgtattttcttattatattgatgaatttcgaaatatattaaGTTCTTGAATTTTCcagaaatataaattttttgaaatatatttttttaaatttttattaatttttccaaatttttttcattatttttcattttaccagattctttttcatttttattaaaattttcagattaatttttattttattaaattttccagaatttttttaatcatattttttattttaattaattttttcgttattttttttatttttcagaatatttttcatttttattaattttttaattttttatgttttttttcgttttttatttatttttttaaaatcacaaatgccacgtgtaccttttaaaaaaataaaaaataaaaataattatacagtcagcgtccATCACACATGTgtcaggttttaaaaaaaaattaaaattaaaataattacacagtggcgtgccacatcagcATCTGGATGGGGTCAagggtgttttgtggagaatcttaaTATTATAGGGGTGTTTTgtgaagaatcttcatattataggattggaatctaaacttttatttttacagggaataaaccggaactcgcccaaattacaggggtaaagacatattaacccttaaataaataaataaaaacacacaaattaCTGGTCCAATAGGCATATTATTCAAAATGGAACGTTTACATTTTTCCAATTCTTGTAGTACAAGATAGTAAAAATTTATTGAGATTTCTGATCAAAAAAACTAAAGCTCAATATAGAGAACAGAAATGGAATCCCCCTCCTGTTCTGCTAACCAATCTGGAAGTAGAATTGATACTATGGGAAATTCAAATCCTAAGTTCTGGAAGCAGTAAATGATGCTACAGTAAATCTGCAACCTAAGTTGTCTAAGTAATATTCATGCTCAAATAAATCcataacacaagaaatcaccCGTTGACATTCTCTCGTAAAGACACTAGAGATTATAGAATAAATGCtttcataaaataaactaaGCAGCAACAGTTTGCTTTTGAGCAAAAGCAACCCCCTTCTCGATGCTGGCCTTAAGTTCTGGCTTAAGTGCTTCCAAAGCCTTCTGCTCATACTCACTCAATCCTTGGAGATCAGTTGGAATTAAAGCCTCGACTCCTTTCCTACCAATCTTCACCCTTGAAGCAAAAAAAGGAAGGTCGGTCAGATCTGACTGTACGAATGAGCACTCATACACATCAGCGTCTCCGTCAAGTGCACGAAGAGATGATTCAACAAATCTTGCTGCTGCATAAGCCATTGACAAAGTAGCAGACCCTGCACCAGCCTTTGCCTCAACAACCTCAGTTCCAGCATTTTGAATCCTGACAGTTAGCTCCTCAATTTCTTCATCAGTGAAACTCGCTGAGGGTTTTGTCTTTGACAAGAGAGGAAGAATTGTAATCCCGGCATGACCTCCAACAACTGGAACATCCACATCAATCAACCTCAGGTTCTTCCTCTGAGCAACAAATGTGTTTGCCCTCACAACATCAAGTGTAGAAACACCAAAGAGCTTCTTAGGATCATAGACACCCTTCTGTTTAAGAATTTCAGCGGCAATAGGAACTGTAGAGTTCACTGGATTACTGATAATATGAATAAAAGCATTGGGGCAATTATCTGCAACGGCAGTGACCAAGTCCCTGACTATACCAGCATTGATGTTGAAAAGGTCATCACGAGTCATGCCGGGCTTCCTAGGAACACCAGCAGGTATAACAACAACATCGACGCCTTTCAAACAATTTGCTAACTCAGAAGCACCTGTGAAATCCAAAACCTTTGAAGGAGTGTTGCAGTGACTGATATCAGCAGCAACTCCCTTAACATTTGCGATATCATAGAGATGCAGGTCGGAAACCAAAGGCGACATCTTGATGAGAAGTGCCAGTGGTTGACCAATCCCTCCTGCAGCACCGAGAACCGCTACTTTGTAGGATGCCTGAGGCTGCAAATTGCGGGTGAGGTTTTGATTTTCCTTTTGAGCTTTGGGTGCAAAAGTTGCACGCAGAGCGGCACAAGTTTCTTTGCCAGAGAAAGATGATTCAGAGTCACATCTGAGAGATGGCATGGCTTTGAGGCCAGAGAAGGTGTTGAAATTAACCTGGGAATTGAATTTCAAACCAAAAGGACTTGATTGAGGAAGTGACCTCCCTGTTTGGGTGGTTCCAATAGTAAATGTAGCTGATGCTGCTGCTGCCATCTTAACTTCTGAAAACACAAAACACATCAAGTCTCATTCATCAACACACGCACAAAGCCAAATAAAAAtccagaaaataaattaaaattatgttagGTTGGCTTGATTAAAACTGGTTACGGCCTTGCTAGCTTAGCTTATTCCCACTAACATAAAAGCACTTATGAGATAATTTGGAAttgcttatgaaaacagctttaaaattttctctcttaagttttttttcagCTTATTGTCATAAGCTCTCTGGGATAGTTAATAAAAACACTCCGTCTCcacttaattcatttttttcaaacttttacTAGTGTCGACATGTCTGTGTCTCTGTCAAACACGTGTTCTACAACCAGAAGTGTAAGTGCTAcagagcttatagcttattgaaaacaattttcactttttgttatagaaacaaATAACTTGTACATAAACACTTAAGAATATAACACGTAATCGATTCAATAGTTTATTTAAAAAGAGCTTAAATACATTGGAAACTACAAGTATGAGGTATTCATCACAAATAATACGATATACTGATACCAATAGAACTACATAAAAAAGAAGGGCAAGGCAAGATGCATTCAAAGGTGTAACAATTTGAGTGATAAATGCAAAGTTTATAATGGAATCAAGAAAGATAATTAAAAACGGGATGTGGAATGAGTAAGAAGATTAAGAGAAGAATACATTGAAAGAACAGATctgaaataaagaaaacaaaaaataaattggagTGAGATGAGATCTGGAAAGAAACGTACCTGGGAAGGGAAGGGAATGGTAATGGGGAATTGGAAGGAGAAGTTGAGAGAGAGATTTAAGAAGGAAAATTGGGTTTGAAATCTCCGCCAACGGGTTGAGGACGAATGGTAATGGTATTCGGTGATGATACTACCGAAAGCGAGCACATTAATATAACCCAACAATGCCAAACAAACTACGTCACCGCAGCAGCTAAGAAAGAACCAAACAAAACAGAATCTACTCCTCAATTCTCACATCTCCACCGTTCGTTTAGTTCCCACACGTTTCTCATTTTACCTTTTTTGGTATAAAATATCTCAACTGATTTAAAGTGAGTCATATGATGTGCAAAGTTGCACTAGTACCACTcaaatataaatcatatttcaatttctttttactTGAAGTCGCATGTTTTCTCGTGAGCTTAATTTAGTTTTGAGAAACATTGTATTATGCATATAAAAGTCAGCGgatttaaatatttgattatcCACGTGTACATATTAAAGGTAAAATTCTCATTTAATCATATTgaataaaaatgtttatgctATTTATTAATAACATttcttctaaaatatatatccccctttttctcttataatttcaatgttttaattctcaacaaaattattacattattatcaattaaaaaatattaatacgGTAAATACAATAGTACTTATAAAGTTTAGTTGGATATGTACCTCGCATCCACACTCAGCACTAtgtcatattttatattaaaataaattcaattgcTACAAATTT harbors:
- the LOC120580136 gene encoding malate dehydrogenase, chloroplastic — protein: MAAAASATFTIGTTQTGRSLPQSSPFGLKFNSQVNFNTFSGLKAMPSLRCDSESSFSGKETCAALRATFAPKAQKENQNLTRNLQPQASYKVAVLGAAGGIGQPLALLIKMSPLVSDLHLYDIANVKGVAADISHCNTPSKVLDFTGASELANCLKGVDVVVIPAGVPRKPGMTRDDLFNINAGIVRDLVTAVADNCPNAFIHIISNPVNSTVPIAAEILKQKGVYDPKKLFGVSTLDVVRANTFVAQRKNLRLIDVDVPVVGGHAGITILPLLSKTKPSASFTDEEIEELTVRIQNAGTEVVEAKAGAGSATLSMAYAAARFVESSLRALDGDADVYECSFVQSDLTDLPFFASRVKIGRKGVEALIPTDLQGLSEYEQKALEALKPELKASIEKGVAFAQKQTVAA